A stretch of DNA from Methylomicrobium lacus LW14:
GCCGAAGTGGCGTTACATATGCTGCAAGCCGGCAACCAGAATCCGGAAAAGCTCGGTTCTCTTATGGAGATTTGCGCCCAGCAAGCACAGCGTGCCGGGGGCGTTATACGGCAATTAATGACGGTATTGCATAAAGACGAGGCCCTCAGCGAGTCGATAGATATCAATCAATTGGCCCGGGAAGCACTCGAGCTAGTCAAGGCGGCCGGACATTTAGGGGTTTTTAGCATAGAACTGAATCTCGCCGCGGCCTTGCCGCCGGTCTGGGCCAATAGTCTGCAAATCGAAAAGGTGCTGATCAACTTGTTACGCAACGGCTTGGAGTCCATGCAGGAAAGCGGATTAAGCGCCGGAACGATCACCCTAACAACGCGTAGCACCGATGACACGCCGGCCATGGCGCAGGTGACGGTGCGTGACGGCGGAAAAAGCGTGACGGACATCGCCATCTTGAAAAACATGTTCCAACCCTTCTACACGACCAAACCCCAAGGTTTAGGTATGGGCCTTGCTATCAGTCGCGCCTTGATCGAAGCTCACGGAGGAAGAATGTGGGCTGAGCAAAACGCCGGTAACGGCATCAGTGTCCACTTTACCTTATCCTTCGTGACATGAGCACTCAATTCTGTGTTTTTATCGTCGATGACGAGTATGTGATACGCCATAGCCTTGGGCTGGTTATGGAAACCGCAGGTTTTGCTTACCAGACTTTCGAGAGCGCCGAGGACTTTCTGCAAAACTATTGTCCGGGCCAGCCTGGCTGCCTGCTACTCGACTTCAACTTGCCGGGCTTGAACGGTCAAGAATTGCAAGTCGAACTCATCCGCCGCAAGATACACCTGCCGATTATTTTCCTCACCGCTTATGGCGATATACCCATGACGGTCCGAGCAATCAAGGCCGGAGCGGTCGATTTTCTGACGAAGCCCGTTCCAAACAACCTGTTGATCGAGCGGATACAGGCAGTGCTGCAGCACGAAACACAGATATCCGAACAGACTTTGGCGGAACAAGCTCTCTGTATGCGCCTATACGGTCTTACCTCCCGCGAAATGGAAATCATGTCTTGGGTTGTGGCGGGTCATTCCAATAAGGAAATCGCTCGGCAACTAGGCATCAGTCACCGTACCGTCGAAATTCACCGTGCACGGATCTTAAAAAAAACCGGCACAACGAATCCCCTGGAACTGGCCCGCCTGTGCGAAGCCAGCCATCTTCCACTCTGACTCGAGTCCCCGGATCTTGCTATTTTGGCTATAAATTGCTTGCGCCGAGATAATTAAGCTTAATTGCTAAAATTAGGCTTTCACCCTCTCGCTCGTGAACCGGCAAATGTATGAATGCACCGTACTCCGCTGGTATTGAATAAGTGTCCTTATGTACGTGCTCGCACGTATTTTATCGCTCACTGATATACGGTTTAATTTATCCCACTGGCGATGCTCGCTCGACTCAAACTTGCCAAAAAAGGAGTGGGTTATTCGTTAAGATCGAATGCACTTCTTGGTAGGCGGGGAAGACGAGTTTCTTTTCCTGTGGCGAGGATCATCCTATATAGGATGCATCCGGTTTTGATTCATTTTATTACAAGGGTAACGACTCAATGGATGCGGATTATGATATTTTCGAGATTGTCGCAGTCATACGTGATTTCTGGCTCGTCGATGCGGAGTCTTATCAGCGAAAGTATTGCACCAACCATGGCCAGACCTTGGCTCCCGGCTATTATGTCGTCAACTGGCCGGAACACATTCGGGCAAGGCGATTTAACGATCACGCCGCATTTCATGGGCCGTTCAAATTTCGCAAGGAGGCGCAAGTGGCCCTTGAGTGGATGCATAAGACGAGGGAACTTCTTTTGACAAGATTCTCCGAGGTATCGTCTGCTGCCGCTTTGAACGCTACCCCAATGGAAGTGAAGAAACTCTGATCGTAAAGGCTATTTTGCACTGTTCTTTGTCGGTTTTGGTGTATACCTTACCCGACTTCCACAATCGGCCGGATTTCGCAGGCCACCCCAGAGATAAAAACGCCCCTCGGCGCCATTCACCCCATGAGCCCCGGACGTCTTCTAATCCTTTCCTGACGGCCAATTCGGCGACCCCGCCAATGCGCAGGAACGTAGAAATTCGGCGTTTTTGGCAGAAAAGAATCGCCATAGCTACCTCGGATGAATTATACTCGCCGCCGATTAGGTGCTTTGGTGCGTGTTCTCTGTGCCAGAGTTAAACGGGAAGTCCGGTGCGATGGTTATTTTTTCCATCTACTCCGGCGCAGCCCCCGCTGCTGTAAGCCTGATGAATCGTCTTGATGCCACTGCGCGTTTCGCGTGGGAAGGTGGGCGAATTCAGATGAAGGTGAGCCAGAAGACCGGCCTGATTCGACTGTATGGTTGCTGACTCTCGGAGGGAGAGCGCAGGCCGGAGACATCCTATATCCGTCTCTGTACGCGTATTCTCTAATCCAGTCTGCTCCCGAAATCCATTTTGAATCGAGGAGACTGTCATGTTTATCCAATCCCCACTCCCAACGTTGGCTAACGCGCTCGATGCGCGGGTCTTGACCGGCATGGCCATGCTCCTATTGGGCGCTACTCTGGTACTGGCCGTAGGTTTTGCGCCGCTAACCGAGGTGCACAACGCCACCCACGACACCCGCCACGCCACCGGCTTTCCCTGCCATTGATGGCCGGCATGCTCCTCCCGCGCATTATTTTGTCCGCCGGAATTTCGGGGATAGTGGCCGCCCTTTTGCTGGCGCTGATGCAAATTCTGTGGGTGACACCGCTGATCCTCGAAGCCGAAACTTATGAAACCGCGGCGGAATCGCTAGCACATACCCACATCGCCGACGCTACCGCCGGGCACGAGCATCCGCAGCAGGCCTGGCAGCCCGAAGACGGCTGGCAAAGAACCCTGGCGACAATCAGCAGCAACGTGGTCATGGCCATCGGTTTTGCATCGATGTTGACCGGCGCCTATTGTTTGCGGCGGCCGCCTGGCTGGGTTATCGGGTTCGGCTGGGGATTGGCCGGTTATGCGGTGTTTTTCGCGGCGCCAAGTTTAGGTCTGCCGCCGGAATTGCCCGGCACGACGGCCGCCGACCTGCTGGCTCGACAATATTGGTGGCTGGGTACGGTCTGCGTCACGGCAATCGGGCTGGGCTTGCTGTTTCTGCAAAGCAAACCCATGCCGAGACTGGCAGGCGGTTTGCTGTTGCTGAGTCCCCATCTGCTCGGCGCACCGCAGCCGGCGATGGCAGAAAGTCTGGCACCTGAGGCATTGCAAGTTCAATTCATCCAGGCGTCAGCGCTCAGCAATCTTGTGTTCTGGCTGGTATTGGGCAGCGTGTCGGCGGCTTTGGCCATCCGTTTCGGTGTGGGTGATGAAAACCAAGGCCTGGCATCGCCGGAGAATCGGCATGGCTAAAGTCTGGTTTGTCGGCGCCGGCCCCGGCGATCCCGAACTGATTACCGTCAAGGGACAGCGCTTACTGGCACAAGCCGGCGCGGTGCTGTATGCAGGATCCCTGGTCAATCAGGCCGCAACGCTGTACGCACCGGCTGGCAGCCGGGTTCGCGATTCAAAAGACATGACGCTGGATGACATCACCGCCTGGCTGATCGATCAGGCCCGTCAGCATGACACCGTTGTGCGTCTGCAAACCGGCGATCCCGGGCTTTACGGCGCATTGACCGAAATGGTCAGACCGCTGGATCAGGCCGGCATCGATTGGGCTGTCGTGCCGGGAGTTTCCTCGGCACTGGCTTCCGCCGCTGTGGCCGGCGAAACGCTGACGCTGCCGGAAGTCACGCAAACCGTGATTTTGACCCGTGTCTCGGGGCGCACGCCAATGCCGCCCGGCGAAGAACTGGAAGCTTTGGCCGCCCATCGCACCACGCTATGCATTTTCCTGTCGATTACCTTGCTGGCCCATGTGCAAAAAGCCTTGCTGGCGGCCGGCTGGCCGGCGGATGCGCCGATTCTGGTCGTGCAAAAAGCCAGCTGGCCCGGCGAGGAAAAAATCGTGCGCGGCACCTTGCAAGATATTCGCGACCGCTGCCGGGCGGAAAAAATCAACAGTCAGGCGATGATCATCGCCAGCCCGGCGTTAGGCGCCCGGTATTGGCCTGAGATCCGACATTCCAAACTCTACGATGCCGGGTTTTCGCATCGTTTTCGTAAAGCGAGCAAACCATGAATCCAAACATGCAAGCACAAACCATCCTGCTGGTCGGCCACGGCTCGCGTGAAGTCTCCGGCAATCTGGAAATTCAGGCGTTTGCCGAGCAGTGGCGCGCCCGCGAACCGCAACGCCGCATCGAAGTCTGTTTTATTGAATTTGCCGATGTGCTGCTCGACGACGGCTTGGATCTCGCCGCACGTCACGGCGGCCAGGTCGTCGTGGTGCCGTTGATCCTCAACGCCGCCGGCCACGTCAAGATGGAAATCCCCGAGTATATCGAACATGCCCGGCTGCGCCATCCGCATGTGGAGTTTGTCTATTGTCGCCATCTCGGCAGTTGCGAGGAAATCCTGACCATCCTGCAGCGCAATTTGCGCAAAGCGATGCACACACTGGATGTGCCCGACCCGCGCAATACCGGCGTGATCGTGTTGGGGCGCGGTTCATCCGATCGGGTTGCCAACGGGGAAGTCGCCAAAATGGCGCGGTGGCTGTACGAAGAAACCGATCACGATTTGGTGGACATCGCTTTTACCGGCATCACCCATCCGCGTCTGGAGTCGGTGGTGCAGCGTCAGATCAAACTGGAGATGCGGCAAATCATGGTGCTGCCGTTTTATTTGTTCACCGGCACCCTGATCGAACGCATTCGCCGCCAGGTGACGCGTTTGCAGAGCCAGTATCCGCATGTCCACTTCGTCCTCGGCCCGTATCTGGGTTTTGAGGACGAGATCTACCGCTTACTGGAACAGCGCATACAAGAAGCCACGGCCAACAGCCAGCCGGTGATGATGGAATGCGATGGCTGCAAATACCGTGAATTCGCCGCCGATCATGGCCTGGGTCCTCACCATCATGCCTGAGGCCGTAGCATGAATCACAACACCATCACCGAACAACTCACCGACGCCGGCCGCCGCATCGAGCACGATTCCTTTGCGATCGTCGATGCCGAAGCCGGTCCGCACCCCTATCAGGCCGATGAATGGCAGGTGGTGCGGCGGATGATCCACGCCACGGCGGATTTCGAATTCAACGGCCTGACCCGGTTCTCGCCCGGCGCGGTCGCTGCCGGCGTGCAGGCCCTGCTGCATGGTGCGGCAATAGTCGCCGACGTGGAAATGATTTGCGTCGGCCTGTCCAAGCCGCGGCTGAATCATTTTGGCGTAGGCACCCATCAGTTTATCGCCGATGACGATGTGATCGCCCAGGCCAAAGCGGAAAACAGCACGCGCGCGGTACAGGCGATGCGCAAGGCGCAACGGTTGAATCTGCTCGACGGCGGCATCGTTGCGATCGGCAACGCGCCGACTGCGTTACTGGAAGTGGTGCGCATGGTGCAAGAGGACGATCTGCGGCCGTCCCTGGTGATCGGCATGCCGGTCGGTTTCGTCTCGGCGGCAGAATCGAAGGCGCTGCTCAGTGAAATCGCCACCATCCCCTGGATCGTGATCGATGGCCGCAAAGGCGGCTCGACGCTCGTGGTGGCGGCCATCCATGCCTTGCTGGCCTTGGCCGAAGCGCAACAATCGGCGCGGGACTGACAGGCAGCGTGGAAAAAAAAGCCAAAGGCACCCGCAAAGGCTACACCACCGGCGCCTGTTCGGCCGCGGCGGCGCGGGCGGCGGTATTGGGTCTGGTGACTGGCGCGGTGCCGGAAGCGGTCGATTGCGAGTTGCCGAACGGCCAACAGGCGCGGTTTGCCGTGAGCGATGCGCATTGCGACGGCCTAAACGCGCATGCCGTGGTGATCAAGGATGCCGGCGACGACCCGGATGTGACCGACAAGGCGCCGTTGACCGCCGATGTCCGTCTGCTGCCGGATGCGCCCGGGGCCGTGATATTGAAGGGCGGCGCCGGCGTCGGCACGGTCACGATGCAAGGCCTTGGACTCGAAGTCGGCGGGCCGGCAATCAACCCGGTGCCGCGCCGCAATATCGAAGCCAATATCCGTGCCGCCGCCGCGCAGTTGTTGGAACAGTGCGGCCTGGAAGTGACGATTTCGGTGCCGGGCGGCGAGGACATGGCCAAAAAAACCCTCAATTACCGGCTGGGTATCGTCGGCGGAATTTCGATCCTGGGCACCACCGGCGTCGTGCATCCTTATTCGACCGCGGCGTTTCGCGCCAGTGTGATTCAGGGCGTCGAAGTCGCGGCCAATCAGGGCCAGCCGATCGTGGTGCTGACCACCGGCGGCCGCACCGAAAAATTCACGATGCGCGAATTGCCGGAGCTCGCGCCGGCCTGCTTCGTGCAAATGGGCGACTTCTTGAAATACGCATTGGATACGGTGGTCAAGTGCGGCATACGTGAAGTCGTGATTGGCGGCATGGTCGGCAAACTGACCAAGATTGCGCAAGGCGAGACCATCACTCATGCCAATCGCAGCGCGGTCGATACCGATTTGCTGGCGGAGATTGCCGCCGACATCGGCGCTCCGTCCGAGGTCTGCAACGACATCCGCCATTCGGAAATGGCGCGCTATGCCAGCGAGCGGATGGAGGAACTGGGCCTGATCGATCCGTTTTATCGGGCATTGGGCGAACGCGTCATCCGAACCTTGCACGGCCGTTATGCCGGCCAATTTCATTTACGGGTATTGATGTGCGATTTCGATGGCAACAAGCTGGCCGAAGCGGCCGGAGAGGTATGAGATGACAGAGCCCTGCCGGATCATCGGCGTACTCGATAGCGGCAGCCGCAGCCTGACGGCCGAAGCCTTGACGCATCTGAACAGCGCCGAGGTTGTGATCGGCGGCCAGCGGCTGCTGGCCTTGCTGGCCGATGCGATTGCGCCGGGCGCCGAATGTCACGAGTTGACCGGCCAGTTGAGCCGGGTGCCGGCCTGGATCAGCGACGCGCAAAGCGCAGGAAAAAAAGTCGTGGTTCTGGCTACCGGCGACCCGCTGTGTCACGGCATCGCCGGCTTCCTGATCGGTAAACTCGGCCACGGCAACGTGGAAGTCCTGCCCAACCTGTCGATGCTGCAACTGGCCTGCGCCCGACTGGGACAGTCGTGGCAGTCTGTGCGCATCGGTTCGGTGCACAGCCGCGATGCCGGCGAATGGACCCCCGGCGCCGATGCCCAACATGGCTTGTACGAGTTGCTGCAATTGCTGCGGCAATCGCCGCTGACGGCGGTGTTGACCAGCCCGGACAACACGCCGGACCGTATCGCCCGCATGCTGCAACAGGAAGCGCCGGCCGCGCATTATGACATCGCGGTGGCCGCCCGGCTGCTGCAAGCGGACGAACACATTTCCGGTTGGCTATCCGTCGATGAAGCCGCCGGCCGCCGTTTTGCCGATCCGAATATCGTTTTGATTCGGCAAAAACGTGACATGGATGAAGCGCTGTTTGGCCTGCCGGATGCGCGCTTTCAACAGCGTAAACCCGACAAAGGCCTGATTACCAAACGCGAAGTGCGCGCGGTATCGCTGGCGCGGATGGCGCTCAAGCCTGACAGCATCGTCTGGGACATCGGCGCCGGTTCCGGCTCGGTGGGTCTGGAAGCGGCGCGGCTGTGCGCGCGAGGCCATGTCTACGCGATCGAAAAAAACGCCGACGATACCGCCATCGCGCTCGCCAACCGCGCCAGTTTGCGGGTCAGCAATTACAGCCTGCGCCACGGCCGTGCGCCGGACGGCCTCGAAACCTGGCCCGACCCCGACGCGGTATTCATCGGCGGTTCCGGCGGCGAGTTGCGCGAACTGATTGCGCTCTGCCTGCAACGCTTGCGCGATGGCGGCCATTTGGTGATGAACTTTGCGACGATCGAAAATCTCGCCGCGGCGGTGGAAGCGCTAAAAGCCGCCGGAGCCGA
This window harbors:
- a CDS encoding response regulator transcription factor, whose protein sequence is MSTQFCVFIVDDEYVIRHSLGLVMETAGFAYQTFESAEDFLQNYCPGQPGCLLLDFNLPGLNGQELQVELIRRKIHLPIIFLTAYGDIPMTVRAIKAGAVDFLTKPVPNNLLIERIQAVLQHETQISEQTLAEQALCMRLYGLTSREMEIMSWVVAGHSNKEIARQLGISHRTVEIHRARILKKTGTTNPLELARLCEASHLPL
- a CDS encoding CbtB domain-containing protein; the protein is MFIQSPLPTLANALDARVLTGMAMLLLGATLVLAVGFAPLTEVHNATHDTRHATGFPCH
- a CDS encoding CbtA family protein codes for the protein MAGMLLPRIILSAGISGIVAALLLALMQILWVTPLILEAETYETAAESLAHTHIADATAGHEHPQQAWQPEDGWQRTLATISSNVVMAIGFASMLTGAYCLRRPPGWVIGFGWGLAGYAVFFAAPSLGLPPELPGTTAADLLARQYWWLGTVCVTAIGLGLLFLQSKPMPRLAGGLLLLSPHLLGAPQPAMAESLAPEALQVQFIQASALSNLVFWLVLGSVSAALAIRFGVGDENQGLASPENRHG
- the cobM gene encoding precorrin-4 C(11)-methyltransferase — its product is MAKVWFVGAGPGDPELITVKGQRLLAQAGAVLYAGSLVNQAATLYAPAGSRVRDSKDMTLDDITAWLIDQARQHDTVVRLQTGDPGLYGALTEMVRPLDQAGIDWAVVPGVSSALASAAVAGETLTLPEVTQTVILTRVSGRTPMPPGEELEALAAHRTTLCIFLSITLLAHVQKALLAAGWPADAPILVVQKASWPGEEKIVRGTLQDIRDRCRAEKINSQAMIIASPALGARYWPEIRHSKLYDAGFSHRFRKASKP
- a CDS encoding sirohydrochlorin chelatase — protein: MQAQTILLVGHGSREVSGNLEIQAFAEQWRAREPQRRIEVCFIEFADVLLDDGLDLAARHGGQVVVVPLILNAAGHVKMEIPEYIEHARLRHPHVEFVYCRHLGSCEEILTILQRNLRKAMHTLDVPDPRNTGVIVLGRGSSDRVANGEVAKMARWLYEETDHDLVDIAFTGITHPRLESVVQRQIKLEMRQIMVLPFYLFTGTLIERIRRQVTRLQSQYPHVHFVLGPYLGFEDEIYRLLEQRIQEATANSQPVMMECDGCKYREFAADHGLGPHHHA
- a CDS encoding precorrin-8X methylmutase is translated as MNHNTITEQLTDAGRRIEHDSFAIVDAEAGPHPYQADEWQVVRRMIHATADFEFNGLTRFSPGAVAAGVQALLHGAAIVADVEMICVGLSKPRLNHFGVGTHQFIADDDVIAQAKAENSTRAVQAMRKAQRLNLLDGGIVAIGNAPTALLEVVRMVQEDDLRPSLVIGMPVGFVSAAESKALLSEIATIPWIVIDGRKGGSTLVVAAIHALLALAEAQQSARD
- a CDS encoding cobalt-precorrin-5B (C(1))-methyltransferase produces the protein MEKKAKGTRKGYTTGACSAAAARAAVLGLVTGAVPEAVDCELPNGQQARFAVSDAHCDGLNAHAVVIKDAGDDPDVTDKAPLTADVRLLPDAPGAVILKGGAGVGTVTMQGLGLEVGGPAINPVPRRNIEANIRAAAAQLLEQCGLEVTISVPGGEDMAKKTLNYRLGIVGGISILGTTGVVHPYSTAAFRASVIQGVEVAANQGQPIVVLTTGGRTEKFTMRELPELAPACFVQMGDFLKYALDTVVKCGIREVVIGGMVGKLTKIAQGETITHANRSAVDTDLLAEIAADIGAPSEVCNDIRHSEMARYASERMEELGLIDPFYRALGERVIRTLHGRYAGQFHLRVLMCDFDGNKLAEAAGEV
- a CDS encoding bifunctional cobalt-precorrin-7 (C(5))-methyltransferase/cobalt-precorrin-6B (C(15))-methyltransferase; this translates as MTEPCRIIGVLDSGSRSLTAEALTHLNSAEVVIGGQRLLALLADAIAPGAECHELTGQLSRVPAWISDAQSAGKKVVVLATGDPLCHGIAGFLIGKLGHGNVEVLPNLSMLQLACARLGQSWQSVRIGSVHSRDAGEWTPGADAQHGLYELLQLLRQSPLTAVLTSPDNTPDRIARMLQQEAPAAHYDIAVAARLLQADEHISGWLSVDEAAGRRFADPNIVLIRQKRDMDEALFGLPDARFQQRKPDKGLITKREVRAVSLARMALKPDSIVWDIGAGSGSVGLEAARLCARGHVYAIEKNADDTAIALANRASLRVSNYSLRHGRAPDGLETWPDPDAVFIGGSGGELRELIALCLQRLRDGGHLVMNFATIENLAAAVEALKAAGADWDVLQLQAARSKPILDMHRLQAENPIWIVAAQPGSEKNTEDTHDSK